Within the Pseudomonas orientalis genome, the region TGCGCATCGAAGTCGGCTACGGCCTGGAAGGTGTGCTGACGGATGCGCAGTCCTGGGTGATCATCAATCAGGTGATTGCGCCCAAGTTCAAGGCCGGCAATTTCAGCCAGGGCATCAGCGACGGTGTGGCGGCTATGATCCAGGTGGTCGGCGGTGAACCGCTGGCCGTGCCGGCCCGGGTGGCGGATCCGTGGTCCGCCCCGAAGGACAATCCCGCGCTTTCCATCGGTTTCTTCATCCTGCTGATCGGCGTGTTGTGGCTGTGTCATCGCATGGGCCTGCCGGTGGGCACTATCCTGCTGGTTATCCTCAGCCTCATCGGGCGTGGTGGGGGCGGTGGCGGTGGCGGCGGTAGTGGGGGAGGCGGCGGCGGTGGTTTCCGCGGCGGCGGTGGCGGTTTCGGCGGTGGCGGGGCTTCGGGCGGCTGGTAATGACAATAACGAAAATAGAGCATCTACAACCATGGCATTACTGACTGAACACGAGCAGCGCCAAGTGGCCGAGGCGATCGCCCGGGTCGAGCAACAGACCGACGCCGAACTGGTCACTGTGCTGGCTGCGCGCGCTGATGACTACGCCTACATTCCGTTGCTGTGGGCCAGCCTGATCGCATTGGTGGTACCCGGGGTGGTGCATTACTTGTCGGGCTACCTGACCATGTACACCTTGTTGCTGGCGCAGTGGGCGACCTTCATTGTGCTGTGCCTGGTGTTTCGCTTGCCCAAGGTCACCACCCGTTTGATCCCGCGCTCGGTGCGCCATTGGCGCGCCTCGAACCTGGCGCGCCGTCAGTTCCTCGAGCAGAACCTGCATCACACGCTGGGCAGCACCGGGGTGCTGATTTTTGTCAGCGAGGCGGAGCGCTATGTGGAAATCCTGGTGGATGACGGCATCTCCAAGCGGTTGGACGACAGCAACTGGGATGGCATCGTCAAGGCGTTTACCCAGCAGGTGAAGCAGGGGCAAACGCTGGTCGGGTTCATTGCGTGCATCGAGGCCTGTGGTGAATTGCTCAAGGTGCATGTGCCGGTGACGCAGACGCGCAATGAGCTGCCCAACCGCCTGGTCGTACTCGAATAACCAGGGCAACACCGTTCTAAATGTGGGAGGGGGCTTGCCCCCGATAGCGGTGTGTCAGCCAGCCTAGCTGTAGCTGACCCACCCTCATCGGGGGCAAGCCCCCTCCCACATTTGGATATACCTTGGCTGTTGGAACTGACCACTGGTCAAATAACTCCGTGCCGTTGCGGGTTATCCCCCCTAAAATGCCCGGCATTCTTTGCCCGAGGCGTTTTTGTTCATGTCCGTCACCGCTCAACCCGCCAGCTCTGCACCGGATCATCATGCCCAGTTCATCGAACTGCTGACCGCAAGCCTGGCGCATAACGCCTTTATCAAGCTGGTGCTGGCCAAGTACGTCGGTGATGAAGCCGAACTGCAGCGGCTGATCATCAAAGCGGTCACCGTCAAGGAACAGCCCTGCCTGTCCTTCGTCTACCGCTACAAGACCCGCGACATCACCAAGAACCTGGCGCTGGCCGACGGTGTGGCGGCGATTGCCGAGCTGCTGCCGGCCTCGTTCAAGAACGCGCACCTGTTGTCGCTGACTGACGAAGCCCAGCTGGAATACAGCAAGAAGAACAAAAGCTCGCTGTTCAAAAGCAAGCCGCAGCAATTGCGTGAGGCGCCATCGGCCGAGCATAACCGCGAGAAAAATCGCTTCCTCGACCTGAGTCGGCCGTTCCTCGCCGACCTGGGCGTGACCGACGCCAGGCAGGCGCTGATCCCGTCGATGTCGCGCAAGTGGAAGCAGATTAACAAGTTCATCGAAGTGTTCAGTCATGCGCTGACGTCGTCGCCGTTGCAGCTCGACCAACCCGTACGCGTTGCCGATTTCGGCTCGGGCAAGGGCTACCTCACGTTTGCGATCCACGACTACCTGCGCAACACGCTCAAGGCCGAAGGCGAAGTGACCGGTGTCGAGTTGCGCCAGGACATGGTCACCCTTTGCAACGAAGCGGCCGCGCGCCTGGAGCACCCGGGGCTGGTGTTCAAGTGCGGCGATGTGCGCAGCGTCGCGCCGAGCCGGCTGGACGTGATGATCGCCCTGCATGCCTGCGATATCGCCACCGATTATGCGATTCACACCGGTATCCGTTCCGGTGCGTCGATCATCATGTGTTCACCGTGCTGCCACAAACAGATCCGCCTGCAGATCCAGAGCCCGGCGCTGCTCAAGCCGATGCTGCAATACGGCCTGCACCTGGGCCAACAGGCGGAAATGGTCACCGACAGCCTGCGCGCCTTGTTTCTCGAAGCCTGTGGCTATGAAACCAAAGTGTTCGAGTTCATCTCGTTGGAGCACACCAACAAGAACAAGATGATCCTGGCGATCAAGCGTGCCGAGCCTTTGGACAACGCGCAGCTATTGGTGAAAATCCAAGAACTCAAGGCGTTCTATCACATCACCGAACACTGCCTGGAAACCCTGCTGCGCGCCGATGGTTTCTTGGCCTGAACATAGGCCCCATGTGGGAGGGGGCTTGCCCCCGATAGCGGTGCATCAGCAACTCATCCAGTGACTGACACTCTGTCATCGGGGGCAAGCCCCCTCCCACATTTAGACTCCACTTGGCTTGAAGACGGGTGTTCAGGTGTAGCAATCAGAAGAACCGCGTCACGCTGATCTTCGCATCGCGCCCCTTGGTATAGGCGCGGTCGCCGCTCAACGCCGGGCGGAAGTTTTCGTTGAACAGGTTGTCCACGGTGAAGTTCACCTCGGTGCCTTTCAGATACGCTTGCTGCGGTGTCCATTTGGCGAACAGGCCCTGGGTGTTGTAGCGCTTGTTGCCATACTGGTCGTAGAACAGATCGCCGACCGCGGAGCCCGGGCCGCCGGAATAGTTGTCGCTGGGCAGGCGGTGGGTGGCGCCGATGAACTGGCCCATCCAGCCTACCTGGGCATCCCAGGCCGGAATGTGGGTACCCAGCACCAGCACCCATTTGGTCGGCGGGATATCCCGCGCTGCCACGTCCGGGCCCCAGGGGTTGGTATAGGCGCCTTCGTGCTGGCCTTTGGCATAGGCGAATGACACCGAGCCGAACACGTAGGTAGAGTTATAGATCGACTCCACTTCGATGCCCTTGATCGTCAGGCCGCCGATATTGCGGTAGTTGGACATCGCCCCCGCTGGGCAGGCGGAGCCAATCGTGCCGCCGTTGACGGCCTGGTTCCGGCACCCCACGCCGGTGGCCTTGAAGATTTCGTCTTCGACCTTGTTGTGGAACAAGGTGGTGCGCAATTGCAGGTTGTCATCCTGGGCGACGAGATTGTCGAAGTGAGTGATGTTGCCCAGGGTAATCGAGGTGATGCGCTCCGGGTCCAGGTCCACGCTGGTGGCGGTGCGGCTGCCCAGGCCCTGCACTTCGTATTGCTCGTCGATCACCGGCGCACGCCAGGTCTGGCTCCAGTTGGCGAACAGGCCGACATTTGGCGTGACGGTCCAGAACAGCGCCAGGCGCGGCGACCAGCCGGTGTAGGTGCGGTCGCTGTAGTCGTGGCCGATCGCAGGGTCAGGGTTGTTGTAGTACGGCGCATCATTGCCTTCGCCCCGGTTGCGCACATGGTCGTAGCGCAGCGACGGGGTGATGGTCAGGTCGCCCAGGGTCACCGCGTCCTGGATGAAGAAGCTGTTGGTGTCGACCTTGCCGTGGGGCATGAAGCCTGGCTGGAAATGGCCGTAGTTATAGCGCGGCGTATTGTAGGTGCTGCCGGGCATCCACATTTCGGTATCGCGCACGTGCTTGCGTACCTGCCCGCCGACTGTCAGCGCATGCTGCAGGGGGCCGGTGTCGAACAGGCTGACGTTGCGGATATCCAGATGCTTGTCGGTGTAGGCGGTGTCCATCTTGCGCCCGCCGGTGGCCAACTGGAAAAACGCGGTGGCGTCACGCTCGTCGCTTTGTTCGGTGTTGGACTGGGAGTACTTGACGGTCACGTCCACCAGCGGGTTGTCCAGCGGCTGGTAGTGGTACTTGCCCGACCAGGTG harbors:
- a CDS encoding TPM domain-containing protein; amino-acid sequence: MRLLRIGLALWLLGCVGLAQAALTFPALTGRVVDNAQMIDPAVREQLTQQLQALEQTSGDQIVVVTVPDLQGVPIEDYGYQLGRAWGIGQKGKDNGALLLVARDERKLRIEVGYGLEGVLTDAQSWVIINQVIAPKFKAGNFSQGISDGVAAMIQVVGGEPLAVPARVADPWSAPKDNPALSIGFFILLIGVLWLCHRMGLPVGTILLVILSLIGRGGGGGGGGGSGGGGGGGFRGGGGGFGGGGASGGW
- a CDS encoding TPM domain-containing protein; the protein is MALLTEHEQRQVAEAIARVEQQTDAELVTVLAARADDYAYIPLLWASLIALVVPGVVHYLSGYLTMYTLLLAQWATFIVLCLVFRLPKVTTRLIPRSVRHWRASNLARRQFLEQNLHHTLGSTGVLIFVSEAERYVEILVDDGISKRLDDSNWDGIVKAFTQQVKQGQTLVGFIACIEACGELLKVHVPVTQTRNELPNRLVVLE
- a CDS encoding class I SAM-dependent methyltransferase — its product is MSVTAQPASSAPDHHAQFIELLTASLAHNAFIKLVLAKYVGDEAELQRLIIKAVTVKEQPCLSFVYRYKTRDITKNLALADGVAAIAELLPASFKNAHLLSLTDEAQLEYSKKNKSSLFKSKPQQLREAPSAEHNREKNRFLDLSRPFLADLGVTDARQALIPSMSRKWKQINKFIEVFSHALTSSPLQLDQPVRVADFGSGKGYLTFAIHDYLRNTLKAEGEVTGVELRQDMVTLCNEAAARLEHPGLVFKCGDVRSVAPSRLDVMIALHACDIATDYAIHTGIRSGASIIMCSPCCHKQIRLQIQSPALLKPMLQYGLHLGQQAEMVTDSLRALFLEACGYETKVFEFISLEHTNKNKMILAIKRAEPLDNAQLLVKIQELKAFYHITEHCLETLLRADGFLA
- a CDS encoding TonB-dependent receptor, whose protein sequence is MFRAPCPASHLFLRPTLLATCLAFSVSAQAESFTLQLPAQPLATSLSQVARQAKIQLLFDEALLKHVQAPALKGEYSAEEAIRSLLKGADFTLIKVGTTYVVRADAARTTQGRAIQLDTSSVIGTGNEVDSSTVNRSTLTQADIDRYQSNNIPSLLQTLPGVSQGGSLKPGGQTINIRGFGDAEDVPMTVDGATKSGFERYQQGTVFIEPELIKSIEVEKGPNSPFTGNGGFGGTVNMTTKDAPDLLKDGRNSGAMLKYGYSSNDHEQVYSSAVYGRTDDGRFDALAYLTQRDGGDMKVAAKLPNENNQYPINPQRLPNSAQDVDGKLFKVNAYFTEEHSVGLSYSRSHSNRWTPFSAASYPTPPTQLNIDRYGYEGALKRFLAHRDTVDTTWSGKYHYQPLDNPLVDVTVKYSQSNTEQSDERDATAFFQLATGGRKMDTAYTDKHLDIRNVSLFDTGPLQHALTVGGQVRKHVRDTEMWMPGSTYNTPRYNYGHFQPGFMPHGKVDTNSFFIQDAVTLGDLTITPSLRYDHVRNRGEGNDAPYYNNPDPAIGHDYSDRTYTGWSPRLALFWTVTPNVGLFANWSQTWRAPVIDEQYEVQGLGSRTATSVDLDPERITSITLGNITHFDNLVAQDDNLQLRTTLFHNKVEDEIFKATGVGCRNQAVNGGTIGSACPAGAMSNYRNIGGLTIKGIEVESIYNSTYVFGSVSFAYAKGQHEGAYTNPWGPDVAARDIPPTKWVLVLGTHIPAWDAQVGWMGQFIGATHRLPSDNYSGGPGSAVGDLFYDQYGNKRYNTQGLFAKWTPQQAYLKGTEVNFTVDNLFNENFRPALSGDRAYTKGRDAKISVTRFF